A genomic window from Treponema maltophilum ATCC 51939 includes:
- a CDS encoding TetR/AcrR family transcriptional regulator, translating into MTSTKKKNDTYTEILKNAKMEFLQNGFEKASMRSIAALTGITAGALYKHFPSKEAIFEALVQPLITQTLNIGADFSETAIELIKAKNGVATKEAVRISIQNLYTLAYSRFDEFKLLFNRSTGTKYENIRHDFVMADVVACKKFIGDVKKHGINIRPLTDDQLHLIYSTALTPFFEIITHEYPQKKAEKFIDLLTDIMYFCWAKIMQPET; encoded by the coding sequence ATGACGTCGACAAAAAAAAAGAACGATACTTATACGGAAATCCTCAAAAATGCAAAAATGGAATTTTTGCAAAACGGCTTTGAAAAAGCGTCGATGCGCTCCATTGCGGCACTGACCGGCATAACCGCCGGCGCCCTGTATAAACATTTTCCGTCAAAAGAAGCAATCTTTGAAGCACTCGTACAGCCGCTTATTACGCAGACTTTAAACATCGGTGCCGATTTTTCGGAAACCGCGATAGAGCTGATCAAAGCGAAAAACGGCGTGGCTACAAAAGAAGCCGTCCGTATATCCATACAAAATTTATACACGCTCGCTTACAGTCGTTTTGATGAATTTAAGCTTTTGTTTAACCGTTCGACGGGAACAAAATATGAAAACATTCGCCACGATTTTGTAATGGCGGATGTTGTCGCGTGTAAAAAATTCATCGGCGATGTAAAAAAACACGGAATAAACATACGGCCTTTAACGGACGATCAACTTCATTTGATTTACAGTACCGCCTTAACCCCGTTCTTTGAAATTATCACTCACGAATATCCGCAAAAAAAAGCGGAAAAATTTATAGATTTACTGACCGATATCATGTATTTTTGCTGGGCAAAAATCATGCAGCCGGAAACATAA
- a CDS encoding outer membrane lipoprotein-sorting protein, with protein MKKIITILVFAVIALGAGFAQELTGKEIMQKVDKREKAATDSFTMRMTLTNSSGKQRVREVTAYSKDYGSEEKTVMVFLLPADVKGVGYLSFSYDDASKSDDRWLYMPALKKAKRISSSSSQDYFMGTDFTYDDISGHKIDDYTYTLLAEETLNGKNCWKIESVPVKKSMYSKYVSWIDKESLVQVKAEFYDEQGTLLKVLTVSGIEKKDGFWTAGKMEMNNLQKKHTTLIETLKHEFNKNIPDSYFRVNSLEEGKIR; from the coding sequence ATGAAAAAGATTATTACGATTTTAGTTTTTGCAGTAATTGCATTGGGAGCAGGCTTTGCACAGGAATTGACGGGAAAAGAAATCATGCAAAAAGTCGACAAGCGCGAAAAGGCTGCGACCGATTCGTTTACGATGCGGATGACGCTGACCAATTCGAGCGGTAAACAGCGCGTGCGCGAAGTTACGGCGTATTCGAAGGATTACGGCAGCGAAGAAAAAACCGTGATGGTGTTTTTGCTGCCCGCCGATGTAAAGGGCGTCGGCTATCTTTCTTTTTCGTATGACGATGCTTCAAAAAGCGACGACCGCTGGCTTTATATGCCTGCATTAAAAAAAGCTAAACGCATAAGCAGTTCATCAAGTCAGGACTATTTTATGGGCACCGATTTTACCTACGACGATATAAGCGGGCACAAGATCGACGACTACACGTACACTCTGCTTGCCGAAGAAACGTTAAACGGAAAAAACTGCTGGAAGATAGAGTCGGTTCCGGTGAAAAAATCGATGTACTCGAAATACGTTTCGTGGATCGATAAAGAATCGCTGGTACAGGTTAAGGCGGAATTTTACGACGAACAGGGAACGCTGTTGAAAGTGCTTACCGTAAGCGGCATCGAAAAGAAAGACGGCTTTTGGACGGCGGGTAAAATGGAAATGAACAACTTACAAAAAAAGCACACAACCCTTATCGAAACGCTCAAGCACGAGTTCAACAAAAACATTCCCGATTCGTACTTTAGAGTAAACTCGCTTGAAGAAGGCAAAATCAGATAG
- a CDS encoding ACP S-malonyltransferase, translating to MRCVFLFSGQGSQFKGMARDICDTYSAARSVIDSMSSIVNEDIASLLWETEKEELSRSDKSQLAITAVECAILAVLKEKDIVPAAVAGFSLGEFPALYAAGVLDFESVSLIVQKRGRIMQKACEEIAAQTKGGAASCGMAAVITPEAGKIAELLAPYSDSERGIVFAANMNSPVQTVVSGTADGLALAEKLCKEAGAKRFIRLAVAGPFHSPLMKQAAAEFEKVLEDFTFADPVIPVFSNVTGKRILTGAEAKKNAVLHITHPVLWTDEEKEIASLMQSEKIDSLLEIGPGNTLSNLWRDAECSSVLCSPTGTAERLGALFGGESAH from the coding sequence ATGCGCTGTGTGTTTTTATTTTCCGGACAGGGTTCTCAGTTTAAGGGCATGGCTCGGGATATCTGCGATACATATTCCGCCGCCCGCTCGGTAATAGACAGCATGAGTTCAATCGTGAACGAAGATATAGCTTCGCTTTTATGGGAAACCGAAAAAGAAGAGCTTTCGCGCAGCGATAAAAGTCAGCTTGCAATTACGGCGGTCGAATGCGCAATCTTGGCGGTTTTAAAAGAAAAAGATATTGTTCCGGCCGCCGTTGCGGGATTCAGTTTGGGCGAATTTCCCGCCCTCTATGCCGCGGGTGTTTTGGATTTTGAATCGGTATCGCTCATTGTACAAAAACGCGGCCGTATTATGCAAAAAGCCTGCGAAGAAATTGCCGCGCAGACAAAAGGCGGCGCGGCTTCGTGCGGTATGGCCGCCGTCATAACACCCGAAGCCGGAAAGATAGCCGAACTTTTAGCCCCGTATTCGGATAGTGAAAGGGGCATTGTTTTTGCGGCGAATATGAACAGTCCCGTTCAAACGGTCGTTTCCGGAACCGCCGACGGTTTGGCCCTGGCCGAAAAGCTGTGTAAAGAAGCCGGCGCAAAACGTTTTATCCGTCTTGCGGTTGCAGGTCCCTTCCATTCGCCGCTTATGAAGCAAGCCGCCGCGGAATTCGAAAAAGTATTGGAAGACTTTACGTTTGCGGATCCGGTTATTCCCGTTTTTTCGAACGTAACGGGAAAACGCATACTTACCGGCGCGGAAGCGAAAAAGAATGCCGTGCTGCATATTACGCATCCGGTACTGTGGACGGACGAAGAAAAAGAAATCGCTTCGCTGATGCAAAGCGAAAAAATCGATTCGCTGTTGGAAATCGGCCCCGGAAACACGTTGAGCAATTTGTGGCGCGATGCGGAATGTTCGTCTGTGCTTTGTTCTCCGACGGGAACGGCCGAACGACTCGGCGCGCTTTTCGGCGGCGAGAGTGCGCACTGA
- a CDS encoding tetratricopeptide repeat protein, translated as MKKRFFIFVLFFAFCNIFAHNIEFINTAKIKNAAKYSDKITFLYDNMPFLSGYIPDELWKAPFSKAEYREKLKDILKILSEYPENKNQEYLLLKAYVCEALYHLDEPDSYKAAVQAYTAVDTLKDKDYRYKWFLGSFYAHAGKPFEAIKQFEYILERIPREKLHPDFIADYAYAELLALMPKRAIADLLYYYDATGLDSTTNEMLRSLQDDFIDYKDGEEVPFTEVFRPVERESGKGFFSRLLGLWIPLTSDDQPRFFNLSDGNISIKIRVPIKAAQYSGSTYSIMIASFLSNDKKVTRFIESLPNRKKITLAVPDRYEIYEYSNVQEYIRFGGMHGLAAIVRAPYNRALETEIEEPLKVSSSGDGEGFQILPFKKEFNRYKGELIHIILLDSAEGFYKESVSRYVDLLNSMQIK; from the coding sequence ATGAAAAAACGTTTTTTTATTTTTGTCCTGTTCTTTGCTTTTTGCAATATTTTTGCTCATAATATAGAGTTCATCAATACTGCGAAAATAAAAAATGCCGCAAAGTATTCCGACAAAATAACTTTTTTGTATGATAATATGCCGTTTTTAAGCGGGTATATTCCCGACGAGCTTTGGAAGGCTCCGTTTTCAAAAGCCGAATACAGGGAAAAACTCAAAGACATCCTTAAAATTCTTTCCGAATATCCGGAAAATAAAAATCAGGAATATTTGCTTTTAAAAGCCTATGTGTGCGAAGCTTTGTATCATTTGGACGAACCCGATTCTTATAAGGCCGCCGTACAGGCTTACACTGCCGTAGATACGCTGAAAGACAAAGATTACCGCTATAAGTGGTTTTTGGGCTCCTTTTATGCGCATGCAGGCAAACCTTTTGAAGCGATAAAGCAATTTGAATATATTTTAGAACGGATTCCGCGGGAAAAACTGCATCCCGATTTTATCGCCGATTATGCGTATGCCGAATTATTGGCTTTGATGCCCAAAAGAGCGATTGCGGATTTATTGTATTATTATGATGCAACCGGCTTGGATTCGACAACCAATGAGATGCTGCGGAGTTTACAAGATGATTTTATTGATTATAAGGACGGAGAAGAGGTTCCCTTTACGGAGGTATTCCGCCCCGTTGAGCGGGAAAGCGGCAAGGGCTTTTTTTCTCGTCTGCTCGGATTATGGATTCCGCTTACTTCCGACGACCAACCCCGTTTTTTTAACCTCTCCGACGGCAACATATCGATTAAAATACGGGTTCCGATAAAAGCGGCACAATATTCGGGTTCTACCTACTCTATAATGATCGCTTCGTTTTTATCGAATGATAAAAAGGTTACCCGCTTCATTGAATCTCTGCCCAATAGAAAAAAGATTACACTTGCGGTACCCGATCGATATGAAATCTATGAGTATTCAAATGTGCAGGAATATATCAGGTTCGGCGGTATGCACGGTCTTGCTGCGATTGTAAGAGCGCCCTATAACCGTGCGCTGGAAACGGAGATAGAAGAACCGCTGAAAGTAAGCTCATCCGGGGATGGCGAGGGGTTTCAGATTTTGCCCTTCAAAAAAGAATTTAATCGTTATAAAGGGGAACTTATACATATCATTCTGCTTGATTCCGCCGAAGGTTTTTATAAAGAATCCGTATCGAGATACGTCGATCTATTGAACAGTATGCAGATAAAATAA
- a CDS encoding CobW family GTP-binding protein yields the protein MKTKKVPITLLCGYLGAGKTTLMNMILTNQKGYRVAVIVNDIGEINVDASLIEKDAKITDKSSLVPLTNGCICCTLKTDLVVQIEKLIATGKYDYILIESSGVCEPMPIAEAIETIRNGHLDNVVSVVDAKRLADEFADGGRLLDKDMEEEDIESLLVQQIEFCSTLIINKTDLVTEEQIKKIRAVVRKLQPHVKVLETVRCCVPIEELLATNRFDFEKVFESAGWIAELEKRAEKEEEEHHHEHGDEHEHCHEHEHHHHEHKHEGDEEDEYGIGSFVYYRRRPFNRLKLDEYAGKWPRNIIRSKGIIWLSDDPTTVYVFETSGRQIQAGPSGRWLATLSKREREEVFAEDPEAKKEWDEDVGDRMIKLCIIGQKLDKTKICADLDALLD from the coding sequence ATGAAAACAAAAAAAGTACCGATTACCTTGCTGTGCGGCTATTTGGGTGCGGGCAAGACAACGCTTATGAACATGATTCTTACGAATCAAAAAGGATACAGGGTCGCCGTTATCGTGAACGACATCGGCGAAATCAATGTGGACGCAAGTCTTATTGAAAAAGACGCCAAAATTACGGATAAAAGCAGCCTTGTGCCGCTTACGAACGGCTGTATTTGTTGTACACTCAAAACCGACCTCGTTGTGCAAATCGAAAAACTTATCGCAACCGGCAAGTACGATTACATTTTAATCGAATCGAGCGGCGTGTGCGAACCGATGCCGATTGCGGAGGCGATCGAAACAATCCGCAACGGGCATTTGGACAATGTCGTCAGTGTGGTAGACGCGAAAAGGCTTGCGGATGAATTTGCCGACGGCGGCCGGCTGCTCGACAAAGACATGGAAGAGGAAGACATCGAATCGCTGCTCGTTCAGCAAATCGAATTTTGTTCGACGCTTATCATAAATAAAACGGATTTGGTAACCGAAGAACAGATAAAAAAAATCCGCGCGGTTGTGCGCAAACTTCAGCCGCATGTAAAAGTTTTGGAAACCGTGCGCTGCTGCGTTCCCATAGAAGAACTGCTTGCGACAAATCGCTTCGATTTTGAAAAAGTTTTTGAAAGTGCCGGCTGGATTGCCGAGCTTGAAAAGCGCGCGGAAAAAGAAGAGGAAGAACACCATCACGAACACGGCGATGAACATGAACACTGTCATGAGCACGAACATCATCATCACGAACACAAGCATGAAGGCGACGAAGAAGACGAATACGGCATCGGCTCTTTTGTGTATTACCGCCGCCGCCCCTTTAACAGATTGAAGCTCGACGAGTACGCGGGAAAATGGCCGCGCAATATTATTCGCTCAAAAGGCATTATATGGCTTAGCGACGATCCGACAACGGTGTATGTTTTTGAAACGTCGGGGCGGCAAATTCAAGCAGGCCCTTCGGGCAGGTGGCTTGCAACGCTTTCCAAGCGGGAGCGAGAAGAAGTGTTTGCCGAAGATCCGGAGGCCAAAAAAGAATGGGACGAAGACGTCGGCGACCGCATGATAAAACTGTGCATTATCGGGCAAAAGCTCGACAAAACGAAAATCTGCGCCGACCTTGATGCCTTGCTCGATTGA
- a CDS encoding ABC transporter ATP-binding protein has product MDIIKKHIGGIIFPVIAAIIGAACGIVPYFAIASILTQLIDGTSDYRVFVPYVGLVFAGFAGALIGHSVSTIGSHNLAFSIIEDTRKRVVEKLSRLSMGTIEEKSSGKWSQFIVETIDKMEKPIAHVIPEVLANVLIPIIIVVIIFTLNWKIGLANLVTLPLGMLFSMLMMRDYEVKSKRYVEASKKMNAAAVEYIQGIKVIKAFNKSASSYDKFQKAVEDNRDSMLDWYLSVCFAMTAAMEVLPSTLLFVLPVGLYLFMTGGIAIPTLIMCVLLSYASYKPLLKAMAYTDTMANVRVVFGEIQSVLDLPEMVRADTAGAPQGFDVRFENVVFGYGGTTGTTVFDGLNFIAKEGELTAIVGSSGSGKSTVAKLLAGFWNVNGGRITIGGADIGSMSLERNMRLVTYVSQENFLFNKSIRDNLKMAKENATDEEIEAACKKASCDDFIKSLPEGYDTDAGNAGGKFSGGERQRITIARALLKDSPIVVLDEATAYSDPENEAVIQQSIDNLVKNKTVIMIAHRLSTVVNADKIIVLEKGRIAAEGTHAELLRSSPLYKKMWQSHISGKDKAE; this is encoded by the coding sequence ATGGATATTATAAAAAAACATATCGGCGGAATTATTTTTCCGGTGATTGCGGCGATTATCGGAGCGGCGTGCGGAATCGTTCCGTATTTTGCAATCGCTTCGATTTTGACACAGCTCATAGACGGCACGAGCGACTACCGTGTGTTTGTGCCGTATGTCGGTCTTGTGTTTGCGGGTTTTGCAGGAGCCCTTATCGGGCATTCGGTATCGACCATCGGTTCACACAACCTTGCGTTCAGCATCATCGAGGACACGCGCAAACGGGTCGTCGAAAAGCTGAGCCGTCTTTCGATGGGAACGATTGAAGAAAAAAGCAGCGGCAAATGGTCGCAGTTTATCGTGGAAACAATCGATAAGATGGAAAAGCCCATCGCGCACGTCATTCCCGAAGTGCTCGCGAACGTGCTCATTCCGATTATCATCGTCGTCATCATTTTTACGCTGAATTGGAAAATCGGCCTTGCAAACCTCGTCACGTTGCCGCTCGGCATGCTCTTTTCCATGCTGATGATGAGGGATTATGAAGTCAAGTCGAAACGGTACGTTGAAGCGTCAAAGAAAATGAATGCCGCCGCGGTCGAATACATCCAAGGCATCAAAGTTATCAAAGCGTTTAACAAGTCGGCGTCTTCCTACGACAAATTTCAAAAAGCGGTCGAAGACAACCGCGACTCCATGCTCGACTGGTACTTGAGCGTGTGCTTTGCAATGACCGCGGCAATGGAAGTGCTGCCGTCCACCCTCCTTTTCGTGCTGCCTGTCGGGCTATACCTCTTTATGACAGGCGGCATTGCAATTCCTACACTGATTATGTGTGTGCTGCTTTCTTATGCGTCGTACAAACCGCTTCTGAAAGCGATGGCGTACACGGACACGATGGCGAATGTGCGCGTCGTATTCGGAGAAATACAGTCCGTGCTCGACTTACCGGAAATGGTCCGAGCCGACACCGCAGGCGCCCCGCAAGGCTTCGACGTGCGCTTTGAAAACGTCGTATTCGGCTACGGCGGAACGACCGGCACAACGGTCTTCGACGGCTTGAACTTTATCGCAAAAGAAGGAGAACTGACCGCGATTGTCGGTTCTTCCGGCAGCGGCAAATCGACCGTCGCGAAACTGCTTGCGGGCTTTTGGAATGTCAACGGCGGACGCATCACCATCGGCGGCGCAGACATCGGCAGCATGAGCTTGGAGCGGAACATGCGTTTGGTTACCTATGTGTCGCAGGAAAATTTTTTATTCAACAAGAGCATCCGCGATAATTTAAAAATGGCTAAAGAAAACGCAACCGACGAAGAAATCGAAGCGGCATGCAAAAAAGCAAGTTGCGACGATTTTATCAAAAGTTTGCCGGAAGGTTACGATACCGATGCGGGAAACGCCGGCGGCAAGTTTTCCGGCGGAGAGCGCCAGCGCATCACGATTGCGCGCGCGCTGCTCAAAGACAGTCCCATTGTCGTGCTCGACGAAGCGACGGCCTATTCCGATCCCGAAAATGAAGCCGTCATTCAACAATCGATCGACAATCTCGTAAAAAACAAAACCGTGATTATGATCGCGCACCGGCTTTCCACCGTCGTCAATGCCGATAAAATCATCGTGCTCGAAAAGGGCCGCATTGCCGCGGAAGGCACGCATGCGGAACTTTTGCGCAGTTCGCCGCTGTACAAAAAGATGTGGCAGTCCCACATCAGCGGCAAAGACAAGGCGGAGTAA
- a CDS encoding TetR/AcrR family transcriptional regulator encodes MLDCAKKHFLKFGFERSSIREICKDAHVTNGAFYNHFEDKEALFGALVEPVLRSVSELYADSVMRHFVLIKSEDLPQLWELSAKTTERMIEYIYEHLDIFRLLLKCSEGTKYAGFWDTVVQAETRETKKFFRELKKNGVPIREPADEEWYILVYAYYSAVAEIVMHNYSKRAALRYARTLAAFFAAGWKSVLGI; translated from the coding sequence TTGCTGGATTGTGCAAAAAAACATTTTTTAAAATTCGGCTTTGAGCGCTCGAGCATTCGGGAAATCTGCAAAGACGCGCACGTAACAAACGGCGCTTTTTATAATCATTTTGAAGACAAAGAAGCCCTGTTCGGTGCGCTGGTCGAGCCGGTTTTGCGTTCCGTTTCCGAGTTGTATGCCGATTCGGTAATGCGGCATTTTGTGCTCATAAAATCCGAAGATTTACCGCAGCTTTGGGAACTGTCGGCAAAAACAACTGAGCGCATGATCGAATATATCTACGAGCACCTCGACATATTCCGCCTCTTGCTGAAATGTTCCGAAGGGACAAAATATGCCGGTTTTTGGGATACGGTGGTTCAAGCCGAAACACGCGAAACAAAAAAGTTTTTCCGCGAGCTGAAAAAAAACGGCGTCCCGATTCGGGAACCGGCTGATGAAGAATGGTACATTTTGGTTTACGCGTATTATTCGGCCGTTGCCGAAATCGTTATGCACAATTATTCAAAACGCGCCGCGCTTAGATACGCGCGTACGCTGGCCGCTTTTTTTGCCGCCGGCTGGAAATCCGTTTTGGGAATATAA
- a CDS encoding efflux RND transporter permease subunit has protein sequence MKTEGLHKFFKKIAEFQLKYRWLCLVLLAALTAAGLIGIKSFKVGSSDEDEFISVKENIKKNDERFKELFGSNDSIVLLFQSDDVFKPEVLNAIKAIGAEFLEKVPYADSVTSITDTDITVGTEEGIEITNPFKDGIPADPAELQKAKDFILSRKSIVNKLVTRDATETWLVLSLKATPPEEVWSKTSNKAPMYVIGEAAINIVTDPKYQSSAYTIKPAGLPYTETEEQVVMGRETLKSVGLSFLCMIILLIVFTRSLRGTLVPLFATFFAITTVLGFMGFLHITGMSEMMSVPIVLAMALSVGYSIHLVNSFKTSFYELGKRKEAVVASIENTGWPLFFTVVTTAASVLSFLTTDLKPIRWMGATSAAMVFAVYIYVSVLIPILMSFGKDIADAANAHTKSAAFAQKTDARFEHFGRSVIKRRKAVIVAFTLITAACIPALFKIDVNMDSFKFMGLRIPYVKRIYEITQSQLGSYFNYNIMLTFDEDDAVKNPDVLKKIDELSTLIGSFKLTKLNNGVPKIFSILDIVKEMNQTMHADDPAFYTIPDDEDLLAQLLFLYEISGGQTSRWVDEDFRTLRMAVDVAAYDANELAANMKTIEQTCTQLFPQASCHLMGAAVQFAELNNKIVFGELYSFLTSLVAIAILMMLVFGSVKMGLIGLIPNIFPVIVIGAIMGYLDIPLDIITMAIMPMILGIAVDDTIHFTNHTKYLFEKEKSYDRAIFGTFYSIGKTLAMTTIILSATFLVYLTCKIDAILRLGVLAAVGLLSALAADYLMTPILIYISKPFGVEK, from the coding sequence ATGAAAACGGAAGGCTTGCATAAATTTTTTAAAAAAATCGCCGAATTTCAATTAAAGTACAGATGGCTTTGTCTTGTCCTGCTCGCCGCCTTAACGGCAGCCGGGCTTATAGGCATAAAAAGCTTTAAGGTCGGTTCGTCCGATGAAGACGAATTCATAAGCGTAAAAGAAAACATCAAAAAAAATGATGAACGGTTTAAAGAGCTGTTCGGCAGCAACGATTCAATCGTACTGCTTTTTCAATCCGACGATGTGTTTAAACCGGAAGTGCTGAACGCCATTAAAGCTATCGGCGCCGAATTTTTGGAAAAAGTTCCCTACGCGGATTCCGTTACGTCCATTACCGACACGGATATTACCGTCGGTACCGAAGAGGGAATAGAAATCACAAACCCGTTTAAGGACGGTATTCCCGCAGACCCTGCCGAGCTGCAAAAGGCGAAGGACTTTATCCTGTCGCGCAAATCCATCGTAAACAAGCTTGTAACGCGGGACGCAACGGAAACATGGCTGGTACTTTCGCTTAAAGCAACGCCGCCGGAAGAAGTGTGGAGTAAAACTTCGAACAAAGCGCCCATGTACGTTATCGGAGAAGCGGCGATCAACATCGTTACCGATCCTAAGTATCAAAGTTCGGCATATACGATAAAACCCGCGGGACTTCCCTACACCGAAACGGAAGAACAGGTTGTGATGGGGCGCGAAACGCTAAAAAGCGTGGGCTTGAGCTTTTTGTGTATGATTATTTTGCTCATCGTGTTTACCCGTTCGCTTCGCGGAACACTGGTGCCCTTATTTGCGACCTTTTTTGCCATTACCACCGTGCTCGGCTTTATGGGTTTTTTGCACATTACGGGAATGTCGGAAATGATGTCGGTTCCCATTGTGCTTGCGATGGCGCTTTCGGTCGGTTATTCCATTCACTTGGTTAACTCATTTAAAACAAGTTTTTATGAACTCGGCAAACGCAAAGAAGCCGTTGTCGCGTCGATTGAAAACACGGGCTGGCCACTCTTTTTTACCGTCGTTACAACCGCGGCTTCGGTACTTTCGTTTTTAACAACGGATCTTAAGCCGATTCGCTGGATGGGAGCGACAAGCGCCGCAATGGTGTTCGCCGTATATATCTACGTGAGCGTTTTAATTCCGATTTTGATGAGCTTCGGCAAAGATATTGCAGACGCGGCAAACGCTCACACTAAAAGTGCCGCCTTCGCTCAAAAAACGGACGCGCGCTTTGAACACTTCGGTCGCTCCGTCATAAAAAGACGGAAAGCCGTCATCGTTGCATTTACGCTCATTACCGCAGCCTGTATTCCGGCTCTATTCAAAATTGACGTCAATATGGACAGTTTTAAATTTATGGGCTTGCGTATTCCGTACGTCAAGCGTATTTATGAAATTACGCAGTCGCAACTCGGTTCTTACTTTAACTACAATATTATGCTCACCTTTGATGAAGACGATGCGGTTAAAAATCCCGACGTGTTAAAAAAAATCGATGAGCTGAGCACGCTCATCGGGAGCTTTAAACTGACCAAATTAAATAACGGCGTGCCGAAAATTTTTTCAATTTTGGACATCGTTAAAGAAATGAACCAAACCATGCACGCCGACGATCCCGCTTTTTACACAATTCCCGACGATGAAGACTTACTTGCACAGCTGCTTTTTTTGTACGAAATTTCGGGCGGCCAAACGTCGCGCTGGGTTGACGAAGACTTCCGCACGCTCCGCATGGCAGTCGATGTCGCCGCGTATGATGCGAATGAACTTGCGGCTAACATGAAAACCATCGAGCAAACCTGCACGCAACTGTTTCCGCAGGCATCCTGCCATTTAATGGGAGCCGCCGTACAGTTTGCGGAATTAAACAACAAGATCGTATTCGGCGAACTCTATTCATTTTTAACTTCGCTCGTTGCAATTGCAATTTTGATGATGCTCGTGTTCGGCAGCGTAAAAATGGGACTGATCGGACTTATTCCGAACATCTTCCCCGTTATTGTCATCGGTGCGATTATGGGTTATCTGGATATTCCGCTGGACATTATAACGATGGCGATTATGCCGATGATTCTCGGTATTGCCGTTGACGACACCATTCACTTTACCAATCACACCAAGTATCTTTTTGAAAAAGAAAAATCGTATGACCGTGCGATTTTCGGTACTTTTTATTCCATCGGAAAAACGCTTGCAATGACCACGATTATTTTGTCCGCCACTTTTTTAGTGTATCTGACGTGTAAAATCGATGCGATTTTGCGCCTCGGCGTATTGGCTGCCGTCGGACTTTTGTCCGCCCTCGCCGCCGATTATCTTATGACGCCGATACTGATTTATATAAGCAAACCCTTCGGAGTTGAAAAGTGA
- a CDS encoding beta-ketoacyl-ACP synthase III — MAVVICGTGKALPVRKMKNADFPARLDTSDEWIRSHTGIVSRFIADETDSASSLAVAACREAMGAVNAADIDLIVCATATPDYCGFPSVACLVQRALGAQNAACFDIAAACSGFLYALDTAAALMERHKSRFALVCAAEVLSRIVDWNDRATCVLFGDGAGAVLLQNTFTDGIEGIRPAVLGADGAGADKLYVDGERHIRMDGRAVYTFAVKIIADTVLQLLEKEGLRMDDIDLVVCHQANKRILEAAAKRLNCVFAKFVCNLEIYGNTSAASVPITLDDLIKSGRLRKGMTIIAAGFGAGLTWGGCVIRF; from the coding sequence ATGGCCGTTGTAATATGCGGAACGGGAAAGGCTTTGCCCGTGCGAAAAATGAAAAATGCCGATTTCCCTGCCCGGCTCGATACGTCGGATGAATGGATCCGCAGCCATACCGGCATTGTGTCACGCTTTATTGCGGACGAAACCGACAGCGCTTCTTCGCTTGCCGTTGCCGCGTGCCGTGAAGCAATGGGTGCAGTGAACGCCGCCGACATCGATTTGATTGTATGCGCAACGGCGACGCCCGATTATTGCGGCTTCCCGTCGGTTGCCTGTCTTGTGCAGCGCGCTTTGGGCGCACAAAACGCGGCGTGTTTCGATATCGCCGCCGCCTGTTCGGGCTTTTTATACGCGCTCGATACGGCGGCCGCTTTAATGGAACGGCATAAAAGCCGGTTCGCCCTTGTGTGCGCCGCCGAAGTGCTGAGCCGCATTGTCGATTGGAATGACCGCGCAACCTGCGTACTGTTCGGCGACGGCGCCGGAGCGGTGCTTTTGCAAAATACGTTTACCGACGGAATTGAGGGTATCCGGCCTGCGGTCTTGGGAGCAGATGGCGCCGGAGCCGACAAGCTGTATGTCGACGGCGAGCGTCATATCCGCATGGACGGGCGCGCGGTCTACACCTTTGCCGTAAAAATCATCGCCGACACGGTGCTGCAGCTGCTCGAAAAAGAAGGCTTGCGCATGGACGACATAGACTTGGTGGTTTGCCATCAGGCGAACAAACGGATTTTGGAAGCGGCCGCAAAACGCCTGAATTGCGTTTTTGCCAAATTCGTGTGCAATTTGGAAATCTACGGCAACACATCGGCGGCGTCCGTTCCGATAACGCTTGACGATTTGATAAAAAGCGGCCGGCTGCGCAAAGGTATGACAATCATCGCCGCCGGATTCGGCGCGGGGCTTACCTGGGGCGGCTGCGTTATACGGTTTTAA